CTCGCCTTCCGCTTCGTCTGGCCCGAACCGCAGCCTCACCGGGGCGCGATGCCCCACTGCACCGTGCAGCCCTCGGTGGGTGAGCAACGCGTGGAGAACGACGCGGCGTACCGCATCGCCGTCCAAGCGCTGCGAACCCCCTGGACCGAGCCCTCGCGCCGCGCGTGCCCGTGACGCGATGCCGGCCCATCACGAAAGCCTCAGCGCTCCTGCGCTACTCTTCGTCGGAATGCACCGGCGCCGCCGGCGGAGGCGGCCCGGCATCAGGACTCCCCGAGCCACCGACGCCTTCCCTGAACCCCTGAGCGGCCTCCCGGGCCGCGCCATGGGCCTCCTTGGCGGCGTCGCGAGCACCTTCCTGGACATCCCGCGCCGCCTCGCCGACCTCTCGGCCGACCTGGCGTGAGTTCTCCCGCGCGGACTGCTGGTCGCAGCCCGTGAATGCCAGAACCGACGTCCCCAACCCCACCAGCGTGAGCCACTTCCAACCCGTGTTTTTCATCGCGCCTCCCCTTCCGCGCTCAAAGGTAGGCACGCATCCTCGTGAAGGCTGCCCAGGGGGCGAGGGCGCGCCAGGTGCCCCCAGGCAATGGCACGCATGCTGACGCGGTGCGCCGCCGTGTGAACGGAAGAACGTTCCCGCCATCTTCTGAGTGGAACCTGACAATCGACGGTGGCTAGGCTTTGCCCATGGACCTCATCGTCGAGAACGGACTCGTATTCGATGGTCTGGGCAACCCACCGCGCAAGCTGAACGTGGGCATCCGTGGCAACACGGTGGCCTCCCTCTCGGAAGGTCCGATTCCCCGTGCGCCCCATACGCGCGTCATCGACGCCGAGGGCCATTGGGTGACACCCGGCTTCATCGACTGCCACACGCACTACGACGCGGAGGTGGAGCTGGCCCCCTCCCTGTCCGAGTCCGTCCGCCACGGCGTCACCACGGTGCTGATGGGGAGCTGCTCACTCAGTCTCGCGCTGGGCACGCCCGAGGACCTGGCGGACATGTTCTGCCGCGTGGAGGCCATCCCGTACGACACCGTCCGCTCGCTCCTGGAGGAGCGCAAGACGTGGAACACCTTGGGCGGCTACCTGGAGCACCTGGAAGGCCTGCCCCTGGGCCCGAACGTCGCCTCCTTCCTGGGCCACTCGGCACTGCGCGCGCACACCATGGGACTGCACCGCAGCCTGGAGCCCGGCGTGCGCCCCCGCGAGGACGAACTGCGCGGCATGGAGTCCCTGGTCCGAGAAGGACTCGACCTGGGCTACCTCGGCCTGTCGGTGATGACGCTCAAGTGGGACAAGATGGGCGGCACGCGCGACATCCGCAGCCGTCCCCTCCCTTCCACGTACGCGAGCTGGAGCGAGTACCGCCGCCTCACGCGGCTCCTGCGGGAGCGGCGCCGCGTCTTCCAGGGCGTGCCCAACATCAGCACCAAGGTGAACGTGGTGCTGTTCTTCCTGGAGAGCATCGGGCTGTTCCGCCCCAGCCTCAAGACGACCGTCATCTCGATGATGGACCCGCGCGCCAGCCGGGGCATCCACCGCCTCATCGGCGCCCTGTCGCAGGTGGCCAACCGGCTGCTGGGCGCGGACTTCCGGTGGCAGGCGCTGCCCGAAATCTTCGACCTCTGGGCGGACGGCATCGACCTGGTCGTCTTCGAGGAGTTCGGCGCGGGCGCCGCGGCGCTCCACCTCCAGGACGCCGCCGCGCGCGCGGGGCTGCTCCGAGAGCCCGCCTACCGCGACCGCTTCCGGCGCGAGTGGACGAACCGCTTCCTCCCCCGCGCCTTCCACCGCGACTTCAACGAGTCCCGCATCCTCGAGTGCCCGGACCCTCGCGTGGTGGGCAAGTCCTTCGCCGAGGTGGCGCGTGAGCAGGGCCGCGACGCGGTGGACGTCTTCCTGGACCTCATCTCCACGCACGGAGACGCCCTGCGCTGGTACACGGTGATGGCCAACGACCGGCGGGAGGAATTGGAGCGCATCTGCCGGCACCCGGACATCCTGATGGGCTTCTCGGATGCCGGAGCGCACCTGCGCAACATGGCGCACTACAACTTCCCGCTGCGGCTGCTGCGGCTGGTCCGCGAGGCGGAGAAGCGCGGCGAGCCCTTCATGAGCGTGGAGCGGGCGGTCCACCGGCTCACCGCGGAGCTCGCCGAATGGTTCGGCCTGGACGCGGGCGTGCTCGCGGAGGGCCGCAGGGCGGACCTGGTGGTCATCCAGCCCGAGGGATTGGACGCGAAGCTCGACGAAGTGGCCGAAGCGCCCATGGAGAACTTCGGAGGCTTCGTCCGGCTGGTGCGCCGCAATGACGCCGCGGTGAAGTCGGTGCTCATCTCCGGACGGGAGGCCGTGACGGAGAGCGGCGTGTCACCCGCCCTGGGGCAGGAGCGAGGCTTCGGGAGCGTGCTCCGCGCCCGGGGATGAGCCCCCGGGCCGGCCGCCCCCGCTTGTTACGTCGCGTTCGTCCACAGCACCTCCGCGAGCAGGTAGGGCCGCTTGGGCTTGTCGTCGTTGTTGCCCGAGGGAACGTGGGTCAGCGTCCCCTCCTGTTCCGGCTTGTAGAAGTACGGGCACATGTAGCCGCGCACCGTGGCGTGCTCATAAGCGGCGGGCG
This genomic window from Myxococcus hansupus contains:
- a CDS encoding N-acyl-D-amino-acid deacylase family protein; this translates as MDLIVENGLVFDGLGNPPRKLNVGIRGNTVASLSEGPIPRAPHTRVIDAEGHWVTPGFIDCHTHYDAEVELAPSLSESVRHGVTTVLMGSCSLSLALGTPEDLADMFCRVEAIPYDTVRSLLEERKTWNTLGGYLEHLEGLPLGPNVASFLGHSALRAHTMGLHRSLEPGVRPREDELRGMESLVREGLDLGYLGLSVMTLKWDKMGGTRDIRSRPLPSTYASWSEYRRLTRLLRERRRVFQGVPNISTKVNVVLFFLESIGLFRPSLKTTVISMMDPRASRGIHRLIGALSQVANRLLGADFRWQALPEIFDLWADGIDLVVFEEFGAGAAALHLQDAAARAGLLREPAYRDRFRREWTNRFLPRAFHRDFNESRILECPDPRVVGKSFAEVAREQGRDAVDVFLDLISTHGDALRWYTVMANDRREELERICRHPDILMGFSDAGAHLRNMAHYNFPLRLLRLVREAEKRGEPFMSVERAVHRLTAELAEWFGLDAGVLAEGRRADLVVIQPEGLDAKLDEVAEAPMENFGGFVRLVRRNDAAVKSVLISGREAVTESGVSPALGQERGFGSVLRARG